acaattttatggcaaattttggattgaaatgagtagattttatcaacttatcttgtATTTATTCACTGAAATATAatgattttgtgaatttctcctaattgtgcttaatgattaaaaacatgctttttaggctcttaaattgctaaattcaattcacttatatttcattcgatgccttgatgtgtttgttgaatgATTTCAAGCTTAGAAGGCAAGGATGgcttgaagaaaaagcatgtaaaagtggagaattcatgaaaaaaTGAAGTTTTGGAAATCTGCGcaattgtgcgtacgcatgcttCATGTATATGCATGACTTGCATTTCGCTCAACTTGCACGTACGCATACCTCATGCGTACACATAACTGCCATAACTGCCAGTACGTGATTTACTTCAGTAAACATGTGGGTCGCGATTTCAGGCCAATTTTGagtccaatccaactcatttttgaagCATTTGAAGGCAAGACCAAGGGAGGATGAACCAAGTAGCGATAGTATAGTTTTAGAACCATGTTTTAGGATAGAATTCtaaagagagaagctctctcttctctctagaatttagggtagtATTAGGTTAAATTCTCTTAGATGTAgattttaattcttgttcttgTGTAGTTCTCTTTACATTTTTTTGTTCTATTGTCTCAATTTGCCTAGTTTctcttgttagttttttttattttgtctattttagtttatgaacaaTTGTTggatttcaattctctttaatgcaatttgaaatttttcatatttaatgTTGCTTATTTGATTGGTTATTGTTGTCTTTTTGTTTAGGTAGTTATAGTTTttataattcttgcaatttGCCATATTTTACTTATGTGCATGCTAagtatttgatgaaatgctccttttgattttagagtagatttttgtatttttggctTGGATCGATAATTTGGGTGAcattgagttactaatgtccaaatTGATTGATAATTTGGAGATCTTAATTAGTCTTATTTCTCTATTGACgctaattttttactaattgaTTAGTAAGTTAATTAagacttatggattaagattaATTAAATCCATTTGACTTATGGAATAACGTTAacattaaaagtataaaatcattaaaaaaaaaaagatgtcatagaaatggaaaaaaaaatcgaagtcataatataaagaaagaaactatatatattattatgccacattggaaaaaaatataatggGACACAATAGAGAAATATTAGGTGTTTGAGAATAATAATTCTTATGtacattattaatttttctttttatatgcTAAATAGATATTAACAGTAGAATAAAGAGTAATTTACAATTTTACATAGAGAAATTAAGTAGAGTGAAGTGAATGGTTTTGCCTAATAGTGAGCTCAGCTCTAAGATGGAGCACATCATTAATGAAATATAGACAATCgtcagccatgaaggaagtccATGGAATGGCAAACAAGTTCCTATAGCCAACTGCCTTTCCCCCAGTGAATGTATAATTCCCTTTATACTTGCTTACAAACTCATCCGTGGGCCTACACCTCACCGCAAATTCATAGTCAACGGAGCTTATTGACCCTTTTTCTTGCATTCCAAGGAATAATCCAAAGCAATGGAACGAGCTTTCCTGGTCCATGTTGCAATGCGCCGAGAGGAAAAACCCTTGTCCACCCAGGTGGAAAGCCTGAGAATAAACCCTACCGGATGGGAACAAATTCGCACACTCCTCTCGCTTCAGATCCAAGTAAACCATGCATTGCTGCCTTGGAGCCTCGAATTCCAACACCCTCAACGGACGGTATTTATATGCCCGCTCCACCAACATGTTACTGCCCTTGCTAGCTGACGCTGACTCCACTAGAATCCGTTGCTGATGTGGAGCCTCCGCCTTGAAGAACAGTGCTTCGAATACAAGCTTCGTCGCAATTTCTCGCTCCATTTCATTGCAACATAAGATCTTCTTTAGCTTTCTGCATGACATGTAAGGGAAACGGATTAAGCGTGCAAGGCGCGTGCTAAGCACGTGTTTCCTCTCTTCTGGATCTGGATACTGGCTTCTAGCCCACTTCAAAACGATGTCGTATAGGGCATCCTCTGATGTCATTTGTAGATCATCACTTGATAGAATTGCCTCTATTCCGACTAGGGGCAAGCTCATGACCTCTTCTTGGAACCTGTTTGTCCCAAAAGTTTAAACTGTTTGGACACGCGTCTTTAAGAAGGAATTGAATGAGAAAAGAAATCTTAATTATTACTTTAATATATCTTTATATATTGAAGCAAGATACTGCCTTGCCGCATGAGTCAATGGTTGAACTGCATCGGCCATTAAGAGAGTAAAAGGGAGCTCAAGGTAAAGCAACGCAGACTCAGATGTCATTGGCATGTTCCGTAACAATTGACTACAGTATCTCATGCATGAAGCAACTTCAAATTTGTCTGCAGCCATTAACACATCCAACAGTGCAGTTGATGAAGAAGCGCTTAACGTATTAGTGTACATAAAGTTTAGAAGGTCCACCACTGCTGCTTCCTCTGTAACATTTTTTGCAGAGACAAGAACATATAATTAGCTTTaatattaatcaaataattgatatgaaaaaaaataaaagaagaaaaagagaagttgTTTGTATATGTATATGTCTATACCACTGGCATTAATTCTTAGTGTAACATGTGTCTGTTCTGACTCCTTTATCCCATTTGAGAAAAGCTACAAAATAAACAATAACACTAATAATTTGGTGAACATATTGGGAAGAATATTCAGATCTAACgaataaattaaagaataaatgtCGCTACCTTATAGAAGAAAGGACTTTTAGCAGCCAATATAGGAGAactaatatataatgttctaaCTCTCAGATCTATAGAGCAATCACTACTCCAATCATGGTTATGTGAAGATTCATCACCTATATTGACAATAGATGGAACCCCACTCAAATAAAGTGTAAACACTAACAACAAAGGATGTATTTTTACTTCCAAGTGAAGTAAGAATAATAATGTTCCTGTTTTATATATCCATGCATTTCCTTAATAATAATTCCATTTTTCAGTTAGAAGCTTGCTTAACACACATTAAAATGATTTATCTAGCTTCAAGAATTTCATTGATTATAGCTGATCCCAGTAATGAAAAACAATGGgctttatttgatattttttttcttttaacaaaaGCATTTAACTAAGAACTTGAATTTAAGATTTTTAGCTATATATTTAAATACCTGAAAGACGTTCATCATTTGTTGAAGTTGTCTCTTTCTCTTGATTTTCATAAAGGACACAATTATCTATGTCGGCTTGATTTGTATTCAAAATTCGTTCATCATAAAAATCTTCGACTGCAAACAAGAGAGTAAATTTTgggtattatataaaaatatgaaactagatgTACATAACAAAAATACTTGTGAGCAAAGAAACAACATTATTATATAGGCAAAACAAACATCCATTCATGTTCATTTAAAAAAGCTTCATAATTCCAAAGGCTTAAGCCACAATTTTCCACAACTtactatcttttcaattttacaCCAAGTCGAAGCACAATAGGTTTTGCTTTAATAATCATACCATCCTAGTTATAAGCTAATAAATAACACTAGAAAAGAAGATGGTAACCAGTTAAATAAAGACAGAAGATGTTTAATGATCACCAGAAAAAGGAAACAAGATCAAAGTATTACAACCCTTCAAAGGTACAATCAAATAAAATGTATAATTGGTGAGTGGGAAAGAGAAAAGGACCATGGTAATTATGGTGGTGGATATCGTCACATTGCCTCCTGTAATGGCGGTTCCAATAATCATCACCATCGGAATCAAGACAATGCTCATCATCAACTAGGTTTTCCACGATCTCAATACGTAGAATTCTATCGGAGAATTTACTATCATTAAAAGCAAAACTAAAATCAACGTCGCTACACGAAGAAGTAGAACGAGAGTGATTGAACACCATTCTTATTGTCATGGACTCAAATTAAACAGATCCAATGTAACAAATACAAATCCTCCTCCTTACTCTGCAACTATGAATTGAAGGAGAACAAGAGACCCTAAATTATTGTACACAATCAGAAACACAAaattctttctcctttttttattattaattattagagaaGCAGATTTTAATGATTAATAAATATGTAAAGTATATATTCGttctgttttttgttgtttaattACTAGTTACGATATCTGTTAGTTTAGCTGGACCCATTCTTTGTTATTCAACTTTGTCCActgtctctttttctttttgtttttaggtTTGTTATTTAGTTTATTGTATGTTCTAAAGACAATGCAAGGAGGGTAGATGTCAGCTGTGAAGGTTTTTTCATAACTGATAGAAGGAAGCTGagaaaaaatcatggaggttTTAACAAGGATGGTCCGcacttaatttttttgtttgatgtgTTACTCGCTATCATTAGTAtgtgctttttttttctaaaataatatttaatttagtcttttaaattatacgtaaattttaattacctctatttaatttctaaactttaaaaatgtaatttatgttaatctctaaaatagtttttgacatataaaattttaaaaaattttaaagtttcatTACCAGGTGagtcaaaacataattataagaTCGTAttttctatcattttttttaagcaCATTTAAAAATTACAAGATATACAACTCATCGGCTAAGCGCGGAAATTCTATTGTGTTTCTTTCCTAAATAAATATTAGTGTGTATCGAAAAATTGGATTCAATTCATTTCATTTCATTCCAATGAgtagttgaaaaaaaaactagaaagaaAAATTGGATTCAATTCATTTcctatacattttttttttcaatttagtcgCTGTTAACGTTAAAcgtcaaaaaaatattaatgaattGTGAAATTACTTGTATATCTTTAAGgacccaattgaaaagaaaaaaaatataggaaactaattgaaaattcagtgaaactataaatattcaatgaaaGATATTCCTATAATTCATATTCAATGATTCTACAACATAAAAGATATTCTTAtaattccttcttttttttttttgtctttcaaAATACCTTATtttaagaacataaaaaaaatggacaaaataaaatagaaatagtagtaataagtatatataaaattcagTTTCCATGTTCAAGTATTCATTATGATCATATAACATTTAACATTTGTGTGGATTCATAGAATAtagtttgtgtctttatcataTCATGGTACACCACAGAAAATCACAAGGCTATGTAATTTGTGTTATTGAAACTTGACATCTAAaatcgaaaaccatagaaaacgtAGTTTCAGTGTAATATAGATAatctgaaaattgattcttatgTTGCAGCCTCCCACTCTCTGAACCAGCATAGGGATCAATAATAACATTGATAAGGGTCGATTTTCGAGTCGAGAAGAATTCTGAAAGAGCCAAGCAGGTTTATCTTTGTGAGATCCATTCATCTCTTTGCGAGTTCTTCGGTCACCAAAGGTAACTGATACCGAACCAATGTCTggattgaaaaaagaaaaaaggattaATCATCACATAATTGCAAGAGTAATTTATTGCATATAAAAGCAAATATATGTAATCATATATGATCATATCAACATAATGAAAGAACTTGCATATAGCATATGGTAACAAGAACTATTGATAGAGTAATAACTAAAATTGTttacaaaaattgatttttatatagttCCTCAAACGAGATCCAATTTAACTGACAAAAATCCAAAGGCAAGTATATTGAAGGCATGAATTTTCTCTATATTCAGGCTAGAACAAGCAATACATATTTTCTCAAGTTTTGACAAAAGATAAGACATATAAGGTTACAGTCCAAAATTTTCACTTTACATTCCTCGATTAAACTATGTCAAATAGCATCAATAGTCACCGACTTGTTTATAATTTAGTTTCTAGAAAAAGGGACTCTTGCAAACATTTCCGACAACaagattatttataatttaccTTTACCACTACTCAGTTCAGTCCTCACTAGTAACCAGTAAAAAAACATCTCCCAAAACTTGGGATTTTGGGTTGCTGCATAATAATTATACCAACTTATGTAATCCTATCTATCACAAAACTACTAGCTATGGATAGAAACATAAAAGAGTTCATGGAAGATCCAAATTCAAAACATTGGCAGTAAAAATTTCTGCTAGCGTTTTACGATTTATGGTTAGACCTTAAGTTGGTTTCTATAAACATGTATTTGAGACATGCGTGAATCAACAGAATCAGTCATCATATTCTcaattttatacatttttcATACTGATTGTTACTTAATAATAATGTATAGACTATAATAAGAGGTGCGGTGTATGGTAGTCATGAATGTACTGTGGCTATAATGGCTATGCCTTTTTCACCAATTAATAAATTACACGTGGATAGGAGAAAATTGTTTGACTTTGGTTTTCATGTTACTAATAAAATTGTTAACTAGACACGGTAAATGTGCTAGCACGATTAGATTTGAATTCAtagaaatttttgtaaaaaaaaataaaaaatataaatataaataaataattgatgagaaaaaattgaaataggATTTTATGATGGTCTTATatgtaataattataatttattgtgtaataattataatttataatataataNNNNNNNNNNNNNNNNNNNNNNNNNNNNNNNNNNNNNNNNNNNNNNNNNNNNNNNNNNNNNNNNNNNNNNNNNNNNNNNNNNNNNNNNNNNNNNNNNNNNNNNNNNNNNNNNNNNNNNNNNNNNNNNNNNNNNNNNNNNNNNNNNNNNNNNNNNNNNNNNNNNNNNNNNNNNNNNNNNNNNNNNNNNNNNNNNNNNNNNNNNNNNNNNNNNNNNNNNNtacatatataaattataattattatattataaattataattattacacaataaattataattattacatATAAGACCATCATAAAACTCTACTTCAATTTTTTctcattaattatttatttatattgttattttttttaacaaaaatttttatgaactCAGATCTAATCGCGCCAGCACATTACCGAGTCTAGTTAACAATTTTACCATCATTAATAACATGAAAACCAAAGTCAAACAACTTTTTCCTATCCACGTGTAGTTTATTAATTAGTAAAAACGGTATAGTCATTGTAGCCACAGTACATTTATGGCTACCATAGACCGCACCATAATAACAACCATTCCATTACATGATAAtgaaaatataactaaaaataagGGCAACAATCCACATAAGCATGGGTTTAGCAGTATATACCTCAAATTCACTGGCACTAAATCCGAATCCAGAATTCCTTCAACTGAAACAACAAGTCGATTAGAACAAGCCATTGCAGTCGCAATGCAATAAACGAAGCCAACCCCATGATCTCCCAAGTCTCTGCATCCAACTTAGTCATGGGCTCTGTCTGAAACGAAAGCCACGGGAGCAGGCGCGAGGCAACGAAACTAGGCGCGAGGGATGGAGGCGCGGCACGGTGAGGGAAGGACGGAGGCACGGAGGTGCAGCGCGACGAGGGAGGCATGGAAGTACGGAGGAACGTAGGCGAAACGCGGTGAGAGCAGGGGACAGAGGTATGGTGAAATACAAGGGACAAGCAGAATACAAAGGACGAGGCACGAGAGGGACAGCGAGAGGAGGAGGCGCAACTAGAAGGGACCGTGCGGGATTAGACTTTTTAAGCATCGAAGGCGGGACCTTCATCCCTGGCCGAGTCTAGTGAATCTCCTTTGGTTGGGGTTGATCACATCTTAACAGATTCGCTAGTAAAAGAAGATAGCAATTTCTGGTCACTTTCGCCAAATTCAAACactaaactaatttttttatcattcgtACAGATCACAAAAGTTTAAAGCAGTTATGAGTGCGGCCGAAGCTTTACATGGCGAAAGCAACAATATCCCTTTTCTGGTTAATGATAATTGTAAATCGGCGGTCCCTGTTTGGAAAAGAATCCAAGTGGTCGTGGTCCAAACAAATTAGATAAATGACCACAACAAGTGGCTGGAGTCCCGTGTGACTTGGGAGCGGGGAATGGTACAAGAGCCTCAACAGGTCTCATATCGGAGAATGAATGCTACGATATGGCAATCTCTCGTATAGAATAATAGATCCGCACATCTATTGATTGACTTGAGGACTGAGGGACTTATTTTGTCGAGAACTATCCTGGATATGGTAAATTACCATAATTCTTTGATTCTAAGGCTGATAATTGGCTTTCTTTTATAACGCCCGTTCTTGGCTAATTACGTATGACTCGTGAAACGCGACTTTCTTAACCGTCATAGTGTAAGTCTAGTAAGAACTACTACTTCTTTCTCTGATTCGATAGCCTTTCTAGTCAATAAAGAGTGGGAGTACTCACTCATATAGCCAGGCCCTTCCATATAGATCGTCGTGGCATGAACTAATTTTTTCGATTCTGTCTGTCTTCGCTCCTCTCCTGTCGAGTGGCTTACGCTCCTACTCCTCCTTGGTTAGAGGGGATTCGGCGCTTGACTGAATCCCCGGCCGACAGTCGCGAATTAGAACTGCGGCGCCTCGAAGAAGTTCTTGGGACACTTAACAGCCGGTTGGAGGTATTTTATTGATGGATTCCCTCTATTTCTTTCGATCTATCAGAACGGATCAGGCAATAAAGAATATCTATTACAAATGCGTCCGAGATTAGGGGAGGTTCTTATTCCGGGATAATATAATAACCGGTTGAGGTAAGGGCGCCCTGTAGAGAATGAGGAGGGGCCGAGGATCTTTTTGCCCCTAGGCTACTTTGAGATGTCCCCGCTCCTTTACTAGTGTTGGAGTTTCGGTAAGTTCAGTAAGTGAAGTAACGAGCGAAGGTGTACAAAGTCTATGACTCACACGCTTAGGCGGGTTACGGGACTTTGTGATTCTTTCGGACAAGATTGCCTAGATTGATCAGATTCTCTTCCTATCTATTCATAAGACAAGATCAATCAAGGAATCCAGCGTATCGATTGCAGAAAGGCTGCCCTATTCGGTCGCTCGCGCGTAACCTAGCTGCTCCCTCGAGAGAAGAGATCTTGCGCGCTCTTCCTGAAGACAAAGAAGGTACAAAGCATCAAATCATTCTATTTCCCCTCCGTGGGTAATTAGGATTGACAACGAAAGGCTAACTAAGTTAGAAAGCCGGGGATTCCGCTCAGTGAAGAGGTTATGGCTAGGgattattaatatgtatgaaatttggaatggttaaattttatatttgtttgaaatttttttatttttctgcaggTAGGATCGGGTAGATTAGGGTTTAAAACTTTAGGGTGCAGGTAAGGTTagggttgagagattctcaacctGCGGATAGGGTAGGGTAGAATTTTAAGAAAGTTTTCAACGCGCAAATAAGATTAAGATACAgtccaaaccctaccctaccttATCCATTGTCAGTCCTATCAGAGATATGTGAATGTACGAGgtcaaataaaaaagttttttttgaaatttttgaaatataaaagTGTCCTAAACGAGGTTTTTTATCCAAAAAGGagaatatttgttttatttaatagaatattctattattttaaacGTTTTTTGTCATGTtagagatttaattaaaaaaaattaacgtataaggacccaattaaaaagaaaaaaaggcataaaaatctaattaaaaattcgataaaattgtagaaacttacaaaataattaaaccttttttcTTTTGGGAATTTTTACCGAGACTAATTAAAGGCCAATTCTATAGTGCCTATGAGTTTTTGCCTAAACTTTGCCTAACTTACTTTTTGtagtaaattttgattttttaaaaattatttattcttatatcttttaaattaaataataacttcTAACCATTTTTAGTAAATAGACACCACCTTTTAGCACAATAACATTCACCCTAATTAAATTAAGCAAGCATAAGTTAGTAGCTGAGGAGATTGCTGACTCGCCCAATACAAGATTGTTGTCAGTAGTCAGTAGTCCGTAAGCACGTAgctttttttcatcttttttataCTTGAACCATGAGAAGTTGGATGCTGAAAGGCTCTAACAGAACAGTGTGTACATCAGAGAGAGTCTCTCTAGTCTGTCTCAATGTCTCTTTCAAAGGAAACCATACATCCAAATTCATCAAGAATGAAGGGTAGCATCCCACTGGTGCAAGATTGAGCACCATAAATGTACGTCCTCCAACATCATGGTATAGCTCCTAGAAATTCAGTgagattatttttgttatttcagTAATAATAGATCTGTGTTGGTGTTGAGTCTCACCTTAATTGTGGCACCTATTTCTGAAACAACTTGAGGAAGGCTCTGCTTCACTCCACCTATTTCTGAAGCTTGGCTTCTGCAAGATGTTGTGAACTAAAATAAGGTTAATTCTAAAAGCAAGAACTTAAAGGGTTAAAGctaagaaaagtaaaattaattgtactgaaatattctattaatag
The genomic region above belongs to Arachis duranensis cultivar V14167 chromosome 3, aradu.V14167.gnm2.J7QH, whole genome shotgun sequence and contains:
- the LOC107478462 gene encoding BTB/POZ domain-containing protein POB1-like; the encoded protein is MVFNHSRSTSSCSDVDFSFAFNDSKFSDRILRIEIVENLVDDEHCLDSDGDDYWNRHYRRQCDDIHHHNYHVEDFYDERILNTNQADIDNCVLYENQEKETTSTNDERLSGDESSHNHDWSSDCSIDLRVRTLYISSPILAAKSPFFYKLFSNGIKESEQTHVTLRINASEEAAVVDLLNFMYTNTLSASSSTALLDVLMAADKFEVASCMRYCSQLLRNMPMTSESALLYLELPFTLLMADAVQPLTHAARQYLASIYKDILKFQEEVMSLPLVGIEAILSSDDLQMTSEDALYDIVLKWARSQYPDPEERKHVLSTRLARLIRFPYMSCRKLKKILCCNEMEREIATKLVFEALFFKAEAPHQQRILVESASASKGSNMLVERAYKYRPLRVLEFEAPRQQCMVYLDLKREECANLFPSGRVYSQAFHLGGQGFFLSAHCNMDQESSFHCFGLFLGMQEKGSISSVDYEFAVRCRPTDEFVSKYKGNYTFTGGKAVGYRNLFAIPWTSFMADDCLYFINDVLHLRAELTIRQNHSLHST